A window of Amyelois transitella isolate CPQ chromosome 30, ilAmyTran1.1, whole genome shotgun sequence contains these coding sequences:
- the LOC106142076 gene encoding uncharacterized protein LOC106142076, producing the protein MRNPNLVVTDANLDTICSSATGLVFVVTVNNTSDNDYNVDLTADKCCLSIGNEMNCDVLQVIGTCADRIPRGTIKTMRLVAPILDPFERVGHCLFHLDSKSSLNRKSMRNRVKINFDTRLENKHQSMIIPRNVRNCAGVDEDPLNDCQFVDCETYYNGKKPYFDRMLRKCSEVPKCSSHNDAQLVYDASSNKCIEVALKKEDMDFVKKLAESRHRTPKDIIIIKNVQEPVSHTDEKTSKTNKQYKESKTKSFNKKLNDLIKVSINTKPVAATTLASTEINNIDHNINSDLVKTVSFKFRCFNNIFKCCSVNFLGIIILIQCCCIFAMICFFPKPCACMNKKMMKNFLNYRQDVSVTTPLIDTSNIDTETTHYTSESNVDKKIKCYKACQKDVNMKGSMSDDILSKCITRRDWSSKHLKYTPEKHKTNSDICRIQEKSEHEDESVNEEKHISETKVDIEKETASREKEKKSALRKSIFRKLGTNSDSDEKTSKCDSSEKELQSHLYTFEMAEDTCAPPESVKNVEVPEADPVQKNTFSLSTEKAAQAEFSNDSIDDFLSERGMIYLAGDDLSKFSFNSSTDMKSSSTSGSSKTSKNNVVKNILSVFRRNSKVASSSDPGVKKSGASNLELLHISHASIYSSSNNGSDYKCLKKVKDSRTSL; encoded by the exons ATGAGAAATCCTAATTTGGTTGTAACAGACGCTAATTTAGACACAATATGTTCTTCGGCCACTGGATTGGTTTTTGTTGTAACAGTCAACAATACTTCTGATAATGATTACAATGTGGACCTTACAGCTGATAAATGCTGCCTATCAATTGGGAATGAAATGAATTGTGATGTTTTACAAGTTATCGGAACATGCGCTGATAGGATTCCTAGAG GTACAATCAAAACTATGAGACTGGTCGCGCCAATATTAGATCCGTTTGAAAGAGTCGGCCACTGTTTGTTCCATCTTGATTCTAAATCATCACTTAACCGAAAATCTATGAGGAACAgagttaaaataaactttgataCCAGACTCGAAAATAAGCATCAGTCGATGATCATACCTAGAAATGTTAGGAATTGCGCAGGAGTTGACGAAGACCCTCTAAACGATTGTCAATTTGTAGATTGCGAAACTTACTACAATGGAAAGAAGCCCTATTTTGATAGAATGTTGAGAAAATGTTCTGAAGTACCAAAGTGTTCATCTCACAATGATGCTCAATTGGTTTATGATGCATCTTCGAACAAATGTATCGAAGTTGCATTGAAAAAAGAAGATatggattttgttaaaaagttAGCTGAAAGTAGGCATAGAACTCCcaaagatattattattatcaaaaatgtTCAAGAGCCTGTTTCTCACACTGATGAGAAAACCTCTAAAACCAATAAACAATACAAAGAAAGCAAAACGAAATCAtttaacaagaaattaaaTGATCTCATCAAAGTGTCTATCAACACTAAGCCAGTAGCTGCAACAACTCTCGCTTCAACAGAAATCAATAATATTGATCACAACATAAATAGTGACCTGGTCAAAACAGTGAGTTTTAAATTTCGTTGTTtcaataacatatttaaatgcTGTTCAGTAAACTTTCTTGGCATCATAATTCTGATACAATGCTGTTGTATATTTGCCATGATATGCTTTTTCCCAAAACCCTGCGCGTGTATGAATAAGAAAATGATGAAAAACTTTCTGAACTATCGCCAAGACGTTTCTGTTACAACTCCATTGATTGATACTAGTAATATTGATACTGAAACTACTCATTATACTAGTGAGTCGAATGTTGATAAAAAGATCAAATGCTACAAAGCGTGTCAGAAAGATGTTAATATGAAAGGGAGTATGTCCGACGATATTCTTTCAAAATGCATTACAAGAAGGGACTGGAGCAGCAAGCATTTGAAATATACTCCCGAAAAACACAAAACCAATTCGGACATTTGTAGAATTCAAGAGAAATCTGAACACGAGGATGAAAGCGTCAATGAAGAGAAACATATATCTGAAACAAAAGTTGATATAGAAAAAGAGACAGCAAGTAGAGAGAAGGAGAAAAAAAGCGCCCTTCGCAAAAGTATTTTTCGGAAGCTTGGGACGAACAGCGATTCTGATGAGAAAACGTCGAAATGCGATTCATCGGAGAAGGAACTCCAAAGCCATCTGTATACATTCGAGATGGCTGAAGATACGTGTGCTCCACCAGAGAgtgttaaaaatgttgaagTTCCTGAGGCTGATCCCGTTCAGAAGAACACGTTTTCGTTGTCCACGGAGAAAGCCGCACAGGCGGAGTTTTCAAACGATTCCATCGACGACTTCCTATCGGAACGTGGAATGATTTATTTGGCCGGCGACGACCTAtcgaaattttcatttaactcTTCAACTGACATGAAAAGCTCGTCCACATCGGGATCAAGTAAGACTTCTAAAAACAACGTCGTGAAGAATATCCTGTCTGTTTTCCGAAGGAATTCTAAAGTTGCTTCTTCCTCAGATCCAGGAGTTAAAAAGAGTGGTGCGAGTAATTTAGAATTGTTACATATATCACATGCGTCAATATATTCGTCAAGCAATAATGGATCCGATTATAAGTGTCTCAAGAAGGTAAAGGATTCAAGGACCTCTTTGTAA
- the LOC106133323 gene encoding uncharacterized protein LOC106133323 isoform X2, translated as MSLSKPAQYLEFNKRKADTSVWNHFLRAEDGQSGKCKLCFKILKCHGGATTGLHVHLKSTHAIDLKEKKNLLLSQSETQCSTSVTPSTSNSMPRAAKKLKMITAFFDTSLELAVKVSRMAALDGIPFSKFCTSEDLRDLFHKCGYNLPASGSAIRDIVLNQHKFLKKQLRQQISQDKTRRYSVSLDEYTSIRNRRYMNVNLHSDKFKDNFKNLGLVRIVGSMPAITAYHYLKQHLKEFAVDLDKDVVCLTSDGAAVMVKMGRYYKGYHQICLAHGLQLGVIDVLYKKENSEYNERGDTETRQEDFVAMDITDIVDISASEYVENEDQILEDNDDEDDEEIGGFEIEGASVQQEMEKRQLNFENVIEKIRKLVRSVRKSSLKNEAIQKYVVAEYGKELNLILDCKTRWSSLSDMIERFLKLRSAITKGFLDLDIVVPVNEEAVAVLKALHESLHVVKITVESLCQRDADLMTADTALKFMLKSLDSNQNGNISKNLAQSLRNRIKERRLPIASVLVYLYDSEDYHEDNFDRETFSKPTSNEMLEEIVKIIKRLDDSLSPEEENCEKSAEENVNEEAQGMSMKQKLQETIQRRRVTMKSKKKTTNIDLESLLRVEMAVFENGGGRGQYLTKCFEYLKTIPPTSVEAERAFSAVSNVCSRVRSSLKDNSLDALTFLKFHYQQKSI; from the exons at gTCACTATCAAAACCCGCACAATATttggaatttaataaaaggaaaGCGGACACATCAGTTTGGAACCATTTTCTTAGGGCGGAAGATGGGCAATCCGGTAAATGCAAATtatgctttaaaattttaaaatgccaCGGTGGTGCGACAACAGGTTTGCATGTACATTTGAAATCTACCCACGCTATTGAtctgaaagagaaaaaaaaccttttgcTGTCTCAATCAGAAACTCAATGTAGTACTTCCGTTACTCCTAGCACCAGCAACAGCATGCCCAGAGCAGCAAAAAAGCTTAAAATGATCACTGCCTTTTTTGACACATCTCTAGAGCTGGCTGTAAAAGTGTCAAGGATGGCCGCTCTTGATGGCATTCCTTTCAGTAAATTTTGCACATCTGAAGACCTTCGAGATCTTTTCCACAAATGTGGATATAATTTGCCGGCGTCTGGTAGCGCTATAAGAGACATTGTACTTAATCAGcacaaattcttaaaaaaacaactcCGACAGCAAATTTCACAAGATAAAACAAGACGATATTCTGTATCGCTTGATGAGTATACATCAATCCGCAATAGACGTTACATGAATGTTAATTTACACTCCGATAAATTTAAGGATAACTTCAAAAATCTCGGCCTTGTGAGAATTGTAGGCAGTATGCCTGCAATAACAGCATACCATTACTTGAAACAACATCTTAAAGAATTTGCTGTTGATTTGGACAAAGACGTTGTTTGCTTAACATCTGATGGGGCTGCAGTTATGGTTAAAATGGGGCGATATTACAAGGGCTACCATCAAATTTGTCTGGCTCATGGCTTACAGTTAGGAGTGATTGAtgtcttatataaaaaagaaaacagtgaATATAATGAAAGAGGTGATACTGAAACGAGACAGGAGGATTTTGTGGCCATGGATATAACTGATATTGTTGATATATCTGCTTCTGAATATGTAGAAAATGAAGATCAGATATTAGAAGATAATGACGATGAAGATGACGAAGAAATTGGAGGTTTTGAGATTGAAGGGGCCTCTGTACAGCaagaaatggaaaaaagacaattaaactttgaaaatgttattgaaaagATTAGAAAGCTGGTCAGGTCAGTACGAAAATCaagcttaaaaaatgaagCCATACAAAAATACGTAGTAGCAGAATATGGAAAAGAACTGAACCTCATTCTTGATTGTAAAACTAGATGGTCAAGTTTAAGCGATATGATTGAAAGGTTTTTAAAGCTCAGGTCTGCTATCACCAAAGGATTTCTAGACTTAGACATAGTAGTGCCTGTCAATGAAGAAGCAGTAGCAGTACTTAAAGCTTTACACGAAAGTCTTCATGTCGTTAAGATAACTGTAGAGTCGCTTTGTCAGAGAGACGCTGATTTGATGACGGCCGATACAGCTCTTAAATTCATGTTAAAGTCTTTAGATAGTAACCAAAACGGTAACATTAGCAAAAATCTGGCACAAAGCCTTAGGAACCGCATTAAGGAAAGACGTCTCCCTATAGCATCTGTTTTGGTGTATCTTTACGATTCAGAAGATTATCACGAAGACAACTTTGACCGTGAGACATTTTCTAAACCGACAAGCAACGAAATGTTAGAagaaattgtgaaaataattaaaaggttGGACGATTCACTAAGCCCGGAAGAAGAAAACTGTGAGAAGTCTGCTGAAGAAAACGTGAATGAAGAAGCACAAGGAATGagtatgaaacaaaaattacaagaaacTATTCAGAGACGAAGAGTTACtatgaaaagtaaaaagaaaacaacaaatattGATCTGGAAAGTTTGCTAAGAGTTGAAATGGCGGTATTTGAAAACGGCGGCGGAAGAGGTCAATATCTGACTAAATGTttcgaatatttaaaaacaattccaCCTACCAGTGTGGAGGCTGAACGCGCGTTTTCAGCAGTTTCAAACGTTTGTAGCCGTGTGAGAAGTTCGTTGAAAGACAACAGTTTAGATgcactaacttttttaaaatttcattaccaACAGAAGTCTATCTGA
- the LOC106133323 gene encoding uncharacterized protein LOC106133323 isoform X1 — protein sequence MFGKNKVVRKEVTKKPSLSKPAQYLEFNKRKADTSVWNHFLRAEDGQSGKCKLCFKILKCHGGATTGLHVHLKSTHAIDLKEKKNLLLSQSETQCSTSVTPSTSNSMPRAAKKLKMITAFFDTSLELAVKVSRMAALDGIPFSKFCTSEDLRDLFHKCGYNLPASGSAIRDIVLNQHKFLKKQLRQQISQDKTRRYSVSLDEYTSIRNRRYMNVNLHSDKFKDNFKNLGLVRIVGSMPAITAYHYLKQHLKEFAVDLDKDVVCLTSDGAAVMVKMGRYYKGYHQICLAHGLQLGVIDVLYKKENSEYNERGDTETRQEDFVAMDITDIVDISASEYVENEDQILEDNDDEDDEEIGGFEIEGASVQQEMEKRQLNFENVIEKIRKLVRSVRKSSLKNEAIQKYVVAEYGKELNLILDCKTRWSSLSDMIERFLKLRSAITKGFLDLDIVVPVNEEAVAVLKALHESLHVVKITVESLCQRDADLMTADTALKFMLKSLDSNQNGNISKNLAQSLRNRIKERRLPIASVLVYLYDSEDYHEDNFDRETFSKPTSNEMLEEIVKIIKRLDDSLSPEEENCEKSAEENVNEEAQGMSMKQKLQETIQRRRVTMKSKKKTTNIDLESLLRVEMAVFENGGGRGQYLTKCFEYLKTIPPTSVEAERAFSAVSNVCSRVRSSLKDNSLDALTFLKFHYQQKSI from the exons ATGTTTGGCAAAAACAAAGTCGTAAGAAAAGAAGTGACTAAGAAACC gTCACTATCAAAACCCGCACAATATttggaatttaataaaaggaaaGCGGACACATCAGTTTGGAACCATTTTCTTAGGGCGGAAGATGGGCAATCCGGTAAATGCAAATtatgctttaaaattttaaaatgccaCGGTGGTGCGACAACAGGTTTGCATGTACATTTGAAATCTACCCACGCTATTGAtctgaaagagaaaaaaaaccttttgcTGTCTCAATCAGAAACTCAATGTAGTACTTCCGTTACTCCTAGCACCAGCAACAGCATGCCCAGAGCAGCAAAAAAGCTTAAAATGATCACTGCCTTTTTTGACACATCTCTAGAGCTGGCTGTAAAAGTGTCAAGGATGGCCGCTCTTGATGGCATTCCTTTCAGTAAATTTTGCACATCTGAAGACCTTCGAGATCTTTTCCACAAATGTGGATATAATTTGCCGGCGTCTGGTAGCGCTATAAGAGACATTGTACTTAATCAGcacaaattcttaaaaaaacaactcCGACAGCAAATTTCACAAGATAAAACAAGACGATATTCTGTATCGCTTGATGAGTATACATCAATCCGCAATAGACGTTACATGAATGTTAATTTACACTCCGATAAATTTAAGGATAACTTCAAAAATCTCGGCCTTGTGAGAATTGTAGGCAGTATGCCTGCAATAACAGCATACCATTACTTGAAACAACATCTTAAAGAATTTGCTGTTGATTTGGACAAAGACGTTGTTTGCTTAACATCTGATGGGGCTGCAGTTATGGTTAAAATGGGGCGATATTACAAGGGCTACCATCAAATTTGTCTGGCTCATGGCTTACAGTTAGGAGTGATTGAtgtcttatataaaaaagaaaacagtgaATATAATGAAAGAGGTGATACTGAAACGAGACAGGAGGATTTTGTGGCCATGGATATAACTGATATTGTTGATATATCTGCTTCTGAATATGTAGAAAATGAAGATCAGATATTAGAAGATAATGACGATGAAGATGACGAAGAAATTGGAGGTTTTGAGATTGAAGGGGCCTCTGTACAGCaagaaatggaaaaaagacaattaaactttgaaaatgttattgaaaagATTAGAAAGCTGGTCAGGTCAGTACGAAAATCaagcttaaaaaatgaagCCATACAAAAATACGTAGTAGCAGAATATGGAAAAGAACTGAACCTCATTCTTGATTGTAAAACTAGATGGTCAAGTTTAAGCGATATGATTGAAAGGTTTTTAAAGCTCAGGTCTGCTATCACCAAAGGATTTCTAGACTTAGACATAGTAGTGCCTGTCAATGAAGAAGCAGTAGCAGTACTTAAAGCTTTACACGAAAGTCTTCATGTCGTTAAGATAACTGTAGAGTCGCTTTGTCAGAGAGACGCTGATTTGATGACGGCCGATACAGCTCTTAAATTCATGTTAAAGTCTTTAGATAGTAACCAAAACGGTAACATTAGCAAAAATCTGGCACAAAGCCTTAGGAACCGCATTAAGGAAAGACGTCTCCCTATAGCATCTGTTTTGGTGTATCTTTACGATTCAGAAGATTATCACGAAGACAACTTTGACCGTGAGACATTTTCTAAACCGACAAGCAACGAAATGTTAGAagaaattgtgaaaataattaaaaggttGGACGATTCACTAAGCCCGGAAGAAGAAAACTGTGAGAAGTCTGCTGAAGAAAACGTGAATGAAGAAGCACAAGGAATGagtatgaaacaaaaattacaagaaacTATTCAGAGACGAAGAGTTACtatgaaaagtaaaaagaaaacaacaaatattGATCTGGAAAGTTTGCTAAGAGTTGAAATGGCGGTATTTGAAAACGGCGGCGGAAGAGGTCAATATCTGACTAAATGTttcgaatatttaaaaacaattccaCCTACCAGTGTGGAGGCTGAACGCGCGTTTTCAGCAGTTTCAAACGTTTGTAGCCGTGTGAGAAGTTCGTTGAAAGACAACAGTTTAGATgcactaacttttttaaaatttcattaccaACAGAAGTCTATCTGA